The following are from one region of the Capsicum annuum cultivar UCD-10X-F1 chromosome 1, UCD10Xv1.1, whole genome shotgun sequence genome:
- the LOC107842187 gene encoding uncharacterized protein LOC107842187 produces MARSRAKITFRIVIGILVVSLLYYVGRPLYWKISATVHDIRHNKQTVSQGFSQIVQAAQNSVGWFRDESDSGVHDDGIAAARRILLRKVL; encoded by the exons ATGGCGAGGAGCAGAGCGAAAATAACATTCAGAATAGTAATAGGGATTTTAGTAGTATCATTGCTCTACTACGTCGGCCGGCCTCTGTACTGGAAAATCTCGGCCACCGTTCATGACATCCGTCACAACAAACAAACCGTCTCCCAAG GATTTTCACAAATTGTTCAGGCAGCTCAGAATTCAGTGGGCTGGTTCCGCGATGAGTCTGACTCAGGAGTGCATGACGATGGCATTGCGGCAGCAAGGAGGATCCTTCTTCGTAAGGTTTTGTAA